The following proteins come from a genomic window of Metarhizium brunneum chromosome 2, complete sequence:
- the esf1 gene encoding Pre-rRNA-processing protein esf1, which yields MKNQKKSSSSSGRITDARFASFETDPRFRLPSKKRTKTTLDKRFAGMIDDEDFTAVAKVDRYGRKLKSDAKKKALQRLYQQEEDEDKPKDEGEGEGEEDNDDEVDDDELVQRELRAADEKERRKAYDPARHGGFSASESDSDSDEDSDGDEDEDESGVALASEGDMQRLQDEQADVETGEVTNRIAVVNLDWDHVKSTDLMALFSSFLPADEKGRILNISVYPSEFGKGRMQQEELEGPPKALFKNKGKDSDNESDDGSDDGSDSEDEKIKNELMQEGDDEDFDSDALRSYQLDRLRYYYAVMVCSSPETAQKIYEATDGTEYQSSSNVIDLRFVPDDVTFDDEPRDECDKVPDSYKPVEFVTNALQSSKVKLTWDMHPEETSRKESINRAFTGSRANIEENDLQAYLASDSEDDEDGSEEDNGEDGEDAADEPKLSKKELVRKKMREALGLANEPIPKEAKNGPVGDMQITFTSALSESKPKDVDQEETTIAKYKRKEKERKEKKRQAHKAKREADSGEPRDNEEEHPAAAADDELGFDDPFFTTEGTSAPSKTSIRKEERLKKRQAREAAEAESAAAKARLTKVMAQDALDNQAEHLDHFDMNEIMRAEKKKNKKGKKSKKEAGNSEDRGGLQEDFTMDVEDDRFKAVFDSHEFAIDPSNPKFKATAGMKQLLEVGRRKRQVGDGEDEPSKKKVKKGRR from the coding sequence ATGAAGAATCAaaagaagagcagcagctcttCAGGCCGCATCACCGATGCCCGATTTGCCAGCTTCGAAACCGACCCCCGGTTTCGCCTTCCGTCCAAGAAGCGCACCAAGACGACATTAGACAAACGATTTGCTGGCATGATTGATGACGAAGATTTTACTGCCGTTGCCAAAGTCGATCGATACGGACGCAAACTCAAGTCTGACGCCAAAAAGAAAGCTCTCCAGCGATTGTatcagcaagaagaagacgaagacaagcccaaggacgagggcgagggcgagggcgaggaggataatgacgatgaagtcgatgatgacgagcttGTCCAACGGGAGCTTCgagccgccgacgagaagGAAAGGCGAAAAGCCTACGACCCAGCCCGACATGGAGGCTTCTCCGCCTCAGAGTCTGATTCCGACTCCGATGAGGATTCGGACggagacgaagacgaagacgaaagTGGTGTCGCTCTTGCCTCAGAAGGCGACATGCAAAGACTCCAAGACGAACAGGCCGATGTTGAAACTGGCGAAGTCACGAATCGCATTGCCGTTGTAAACTTGGACTGGGACCATGTGAAATCCACCGATCTCATGGCACTGTTCTCCAGTTTCCTGCCCGCCGATGAGAAGGGCCGCATTCTCAATATTTCCGTCTACCCCAGTGAATTTGGCAAGGGGAGAATGCAACAAGAAGAGCTAGAGGGTCCTCCCAAGGCTTTGTTCAAGAATAAGGGCAAAGATTCCGACAACGAGAGCGACGACGGAAGCGACGACGGAAGCGAcagcgaggacgagaagATCAAAAATGAGCTCATGCaggagggcgacgacgaggattTCGACAGCGATGCCCTACGATCATATCAATTAGACCGATTGAGATACTACTACGCTGTCATGGTGTGCTCAAGCCCCGAGACGGCCCAAAAGATTTACGAGGCTACGGATGGGACAGAATACCAGTCTTCCTCAAACGTCATTGACTTGCGGTTCGTCCCGGATGATGTCACTTTTGACGACGAGCCCCGTGATGAGTGCGACAAGGTCCCTGATTCATACAAACCCGTGGAATTCGTGACCAATGCCCTGCAGAGTTCCAAGGTCAAATTGACCTGGGACATGCACCCTGAGGAGACTTCACGTAAGGAATCCATTAATAGGGCATTCACTGGCAGCCGAGCAAATATCGAAGAAAATGATCTCCAGGCTTATCTCGCCAGCGAcagcgaagacgatgaagacggctCGGAAGAAGACAATGGCGAGGACGGGGAAGATGCAGCGGATGAACCCAAGTTATCTAAGAAAGAACTAGTCCGCAAGAAGATGCGGGAAGCTCTGGGACTAGCAAACGAACCGATCCCTAAAGAGGCCAAGAACGGCCCTGTAGGCGATATGCAAATCACATTCACCTCAGCCCTATCCGAAAGCAAGCCCAAAGACGTCGACCAAGAGGAGACGACAATTGCAAAATACAagcgaaaagaaaaggagcgcAAAGAGAAGAAACGACAAGCCCACAAGGCCAAGCGCGAAGCCGACTCAGGCGAACCCCGGGACAATGAAGAAGAgcatcccgccgccgccgccgacgacgagctcggtTTCGACGACCCCTTCTTCACGACCGAAGGCACGTCCGCACCTTCCAAAACCTCCATCCGCAAGGAAGAGCGCCTTAAAAAGCGCCAGGCCCGCGAGGCAGCCGAAGCGGAATCAGCCGCGGCAAAGGCCCGCCTCACAAAGGTCATGGCCCAAGATGCCCTCGACAACCAAGCCGAGCACCTGGATCACTTTGACATGAATGAAATCATGCGtgctgagaagaagaagaacaagaagggaaagaagagcaagaaggaGGCTGGCAACAGCGAAGATAGAGGCGGACTACAAGAGGACTTCACCATGGATGTGGAGGATGATCGGTTCAAGGCCGTCTTTGACAGCCATGAGTTTGCGATTGATCCATCCAATCCCAAATTCAAGGCGACGGCTGGCATGAAGCAACTGCTAGAAGTGGgcaggaggaagaggcagGTAGGGGACGGGGAGGACGAAccgagcaagaagaaggtgaagAAGGGGCGGAGGTGA
- the 5MOAR gene encoding Adenylate-forming reductase, translating into MNDSRKPHTMVLPTRDFTHGEASYCPFPTVTAAFLHHAAAIPSAKAVRDLSANIERVLTYRELAIHAQSLASRLRRLGVGPHQTVPLVVKRGAEMVIGILAILSCGAQYVPLDGGVVPDSTIKLVAEQCGGQNVVCITSTQDRIKKLLPTHSPVVIEQTPIEDQEYDAPESWVDHASADGGCYVIYTSGTTGKPKGVDVTHKNVTNLVCLSPGGLGVQPGMSVGQVLNISFDMAAWEIFSCLCNGGTLVLRGSKWEPTVRQLDVFICTPTILSKYHPKLYPNIKVVATAGEPTSQDLADLWATYATYWNCCGPTETTIVNTMSKHVAGDPISIGRPTPNNSVYILDNDGRPAPVGVAGVMWAGGHGVTRGYVGLESKTKETYIPDPFANDGSNMYCTGDLGRWREDGNIDILGRVDDQVKVKGFRVELDGISSSLASAPGVTRATALLIEGDIHGFTTPSGQDEQSILAHTKKLQPYYAIPSKLHQLQTFPTTANGKIDKNALRLMALAPEPKHETQNYDEEAAIGSDQSTLAEVRSISTSSTLTELEKPKLDISKEVPDKKLPKHLRGFRHRIAIVYRFLFSLIGLLNVGALIALLLVNPGAEWLATLTAANLVLAVLVRQDVVINTLYTITCSLPKSAPLWMRKRFAKIYHLGGVHSGAGVCATAWLLGSTFRSTVAYTQNKTNDSIATIMVSWMLCVLCCGLVGFAYPTFRKKYHDQFEGIHRFVGWTALGLFWVRTMFSVRDVTPAGEDFGLALVKTPGFWMLGVATCSVASSWFWLRKVPVNTVPLSDHAVVLSFDYTVPVNGSFTRISKRPLFEWHSFATIPAPKPSAIAEKPGYSLVVSNAGDWTRDCIQNPPTQLWVRGLPTCGVMRIATLFNRIVVIATGSGIGPLLGHIGQPSCPTQLIWSTPNPEQTFGKKVLDTIYDSIPDAVIHDTKKLGRPDLVKMGYNLAKDFGAEAVIIIANEKITKKVVYGLETRGLPAYGAIWDS; encoded by the exons ATGAACGACTCAAGGAAACCTCACACCATGGTCTTGCCTACTAGGGACTTTACCCATGGTGAAGCATCTTATTGTCCCTTCCCTACCGTCACTGCAGCCTTCCTTCACCATGCTGCGGCTATTCCCTCAGCCAAGGCTGTTAGAGACTTGTCTGCTAATATAGAAAGGGTGCTTACATATCGGGAGCTAGCCATCCATGCGCAGTCACTTGCGTCACGGCTGCGAAGGTTGGGCGTGGGCCCTCACCAAACAGTCCCACTGGTTGTCAAGCGGGGGGCTGAGATGGTAATTGGTATATTGGCCATATTGTCCTGTGGTGCACAGTATGTGCCGCTTGATGGTGGAGTCGTCCCGGATTCTACAATCAAGCTTGTTGCGGAGCAGTGCGGCGGACAGAATGTTGTCTGCATAACTTCAACCCAAGACCGCATCAAAAAGCTCCTGCCTACGCATAGCCCCGTAGTTATTGAGCAGACTCCAATTGAGGATCAAGAATATGATGCTCCAGAGTCTTGGGTTGATCATGCGTCTGCTGACGGTGGATGCTACGTCATCTATACATCTG GAACCACTGGAAAGCCAAAAGGCGTGGATGTTACGCATAAAAACGTGACCAACCTTGTGTGCCTGTCTCCCGGTGGGCTGGGCGTCCAGCCGGGAATGTCTGTTGGACAAGTGCTCAACATCAGCTTCGATATGG CTGCGTGGGAGATTTTCTCCTGTCTTTGCAATGGCGGCACGCTCGTTCTCAGAGGCTCCAAGTGGGAGCCTACAGTTCGACAG CTTGATGTATTCATTTGCACACCCACAATCTTGTCAAAGTACCACCCAAAACTATATCCCAACATCAAAGTTGTCGCAACCGCTGGAGAACCTACCTCTCAGGACCTGGCCGATCTCTGGGCAACATATGCAACATATTGGAACTGTTGTGGACCCACCGAAACCACCATTGTCAACACAATGTCGAAGCATGTCGCTGGCGACCCTATTTCCATTGGCCGGCCGACTCCCAACAACTCGGTTTACATTTTAGACAATGACGGCAGACCCGCGCCCGTGGGTGTGGCTGGTGTAATGTGGGCTGGCGGCCACGGCGTAACTCGTGGCTACGTGGGGCTTGAATCCAAGACAAAGGAAACGTACATTCCAGATCCGTTCGCAAATGACGG ATCCAACATGTACTGCACGGGCGACCTGGGCAGGTGGAGAGAAGACGGGAACATTGACATCTTGGGCAGAGTGGACGATcaggtcaaggtcaag GGTTTCCGAGTGGAACTTGATGGAATATCATCTTCGCTGGCTTCCGCACCTGGAGTTACCCGTGCAACCGCCCTTCTCATCGAGGGAGACATCCATGGGTTCACAACGCCATCGGGTCAAGACGAGCAATCGATCCTTGCCCACACGAAGAAATTGCAGCCGTACTATGCCATTCCGTCCAAGCTTCACCAGCTTCAAACGTTCCCCACTACAgccaatggcaagattgacaagAACGCTCTCCGTCTCATGGCTCTTGCGCCTGAACCAAAGCACGAGACACAGAATTACGACGAGGAGGCTGCCATCGGCAGCGACCAGAGCACTCTGGCCGAGGTTAGGTCCATATCGACTTCGTCCACACTGACAGAACTAGAGAAGCCCAAGCTCGACATTTCCAAGGAGGTTCCGGACAAGAAACTGCCCAAGCATTTGCGAGGGTTCCGACACCGTATTGCCATCGTCTATCGATTTCTATTTAGTCTCATTGGCCtgctcaatgttggtgcGCTCATTGCCCTGCTCTTGGTCAACCCAGGAGCCGAGTGGCTCGCCACCCTCACGGCGGCCAACCTGGTCCTTGCGGTTCTGGTCCGCCAGGACGTCGTCATCAACACGCTCTACACTATTACTTGTTCTCTCCCCAAGTCGGCTCCCCTCTGGATGCGAAAGCGTTTTGCAAAGATCTACCACCTGGGAGGTGTTCATTCCGGTGCTGGAGTGTGTGCCACCGCGTGGCTTCTCGGGTCCACATTCCGGTCAACAGTGGCTTATACACAGAACAAGACGAATGATTCAATTGCAACCATCATGGTTTCATGGATGCTGTGTGTATTGTGctgtggtctggtgggattTGCGTACCCTACATTCCGGAAGAAGTACCACGACCAATTTGAGGGAATTCATCGGTTTGTTGGCTGGACAGCGCTGGGTCTGTTTTGGGTACGCACCATGTTCTCCGTGCGAGATGTCACGCCGGCTGGTGAAGACTTTGGACTTGCACTCGTGAAAACGCCAGGATTCTGGATGCTTGGTGTGGCCACCTGCAGCGTCGCCTCCTCATGGTTTTGGCTGCGCAAGGTACCTGTCAATACTGTGCCGCTTTCGGACCACGCCGTCGTTCTTTCGTTTGACTATACGGTTCCCGTGAATGGCAGCTTCACGAGAATCTCAAAACGCCCACTTTTCGAATGGCACTCATTTGCCACGATTCCAGCTCCGAAGCCGTCAGCTATTGCCGAGAAGCCTGGTTATTCTCTCGTTGTTTCGAATGCCGGTGACTGGACCAGGGATTGCATCCAGAACCCGCCCACTCAGCTATGGGTGCGTGGCCTTCCCACTTGTGGTGTTATGCGAATTGCTACTTTGTTCAACCGCATTGTTGTTATCGCCACGGGCTCCGGAATCGGCCCTCTGCTCGGACACATTGGCCAGCCCAGCTGCCCGACTCAGCTCATCTGGTCAACACCAAATCCTGAGCAGACGTTTGGCAAAAAGGTTCTTGACACGATTTACGACTCTATCCCAGATGCCGTCATTCACGATACCAAGAAGCTGGGTCGCCCCGATCTGGTCAAAATGGGCTACAATCTAGCCAAAGACTTTGGAGCCGAAGCTGTTATTATTATTGCAAACGAGAAGATCACCAAAAAGGTGGTCTACGGCCTCGAGACTCGAGGACTTCCCGCATACGGAGCCATCTGGGATAGTTGA